In one window of Legionella fallonii LLAP-10 DNA:
- a CDS encoding GNAT family N-acetyltransferase: MTNSSTTFSLRAVKTVDLDSLFSMLVELVKYEGIYERFKLTRDRLEEELFGTNADWNCLVAVDMDEHLIGFCLYTFANINRAFNISPMIQIDDLYVHPQYRRAGLGQLLLKEMGSIARVNNIGRLNAWCVKDNDIGQNFYQKIGAVKRDFIDIYSIDVNELT; the protein is encoded by the coding sequence ATGACAAACAGCAGCACAACCTTTTCACTCAGGGCAGTAAAAACTGTCGATTTGGACTCATTATTTTCCATGCTTGTGGAGCTGGTTAAATATGAAGGCATTTATGAACGATTCAAACTAACTAGAGATAGGCTTGAGGAGGAACTATTTGGTACTAACGCAGACTGGAACTGCTTAGTAGCTGTCGACATGGATGAGCATTTAATAGGCTTTTGTTTGTATACCTTTGCTAATATCAATAGGGCTTTCAATATAAGTCCTATGATCCAAATCGATGATTTATATGTGCATCCACAATATAGACGAGCAGGACTCGGCCAACTGTTGTTAAAAGAGATGGGCTCCATTGCTAGAGTAAACAATATAGGGAGGCTTAATGCCTGGTGTGTTAAGGATAATGATATTGGTCAGAATTTTTATCAGAAGATAGGTGCAGTAAAGAGAGACTTTATTGATATCTATTCAATTGATGTAAATGAACTGACTTAA
- a CDS encoding EAL domain-containing protein gives MRRIRIISIAIILAIIGAILPMVLAFWLAWSHALKNEQNILMEYTHRMLSRAQDTLNGVRNMIFILEHLQIDSICSKNHIKSMRELSLQRLEDQLIGYFENNIERCNSYGTSSKIHRPKADVILSDGLELVFNTRPFSELSVEMIGLRKFSNYEIYVMPEILTNIMVPDTTSLAIIYKERVISEKNAPSYVLLNKILQKKYLSVGTPPTDNKEQIQLQNNPVQSNILIINENIVSISQYGPFLFIATEPKGKIYEHFKNNQLFILPFGFMTAIFIMALVIYFSRKKLSFRAELQKALDNHEFVVHYQPIVNIQNGECCGAEALVRWQNNEGQLVKPDLFIPYAEEIGLISNITDEVINIVFKEMEDFLRKNPTLHISINVASSDIQSGHILKSLEKKFTSSSIAPNQLWIEITERALVDIDKANKTLNAARAKGHLILIDDFGTGYSGLSYLQKLTVDILKIDKSFINSIGTRSATSNVTKHIIEMAKELHLKLVAEGVETNIQLDYLREHEVDYIQGYIFAKPLAPKEFIEFYNMCNRTSSQMTDIY, from the coding sequence ATGAGGCGAATTCGCATCATTTCTATAGCAATTATTTTGGCTATTATCGGCGCCATTTTACCAATGGTGCTCGCATTTTGGTTAGCATGGAGTCATGCGTTGAAAAACGAACAAAATATATTAATGGAATACACTCACCGTATGTTGTCGAGAGCACAAGATACTCTAAACGGCGTGCGCAATATGATATTCATTTTGGAGCATTTGCAAATTGATTCTATCTGTTCAAAAAATCATATTAAAAGCATGAGGGAGCTTTCATTACAGCGATTAGAAGATCAATTAATTGGATATTTTGAAAATAACATCGAACGATGTAATAGCTATGGCACTTCCTCAAAAATACATAGACCCAAAGCGGATGTTATATTATCCGATGGCCTTGAGCTTGTGTTTAATACAAGACCATTCTCTGAGCTTTCTGTCGAGATGATAGGATTACGCAAATTCAGTAATTATGAAATCTATGTAATGCCTGAAATATTGACCAATATTATGGTGCCAGATACGACTAGTCTAGCCATTATATATAAAGAACGAGTCATATCTGAAAAAAATGCTCCTAGTTATGTATTGCTCAATAAAATTTTGCAAAAAAAATATTTGAGCGTAGGTACTCCGCCAACAGATAATAAGGAACAAATTCAATTACAAAATAATCCAGTACAAAGTAATATATTAATAATTAATGAAAATATTGTTTCGATCAGTCAATACGGACCATTTTTGTTTATTGCAACAGAACCCAAAGGAAAAATTTATGAACATTTTAAAAATAATCAGTTATTTATCCTGCCTTTCGGGTTCATGACTGCTATTTTCATTATGGCTTTAGTTATTTATTTTTCGCGCAAGAAATTATCTTTTCGAGCCGAATTACAAAAAGCATTGGACAATCACGAGTTTGTTGTTCATTACCAACCTATTGTTAATATACAAAATGGCGAGTGTTGTGGGGCGGAGGCACTAGTTCGATGGCAGAATAATGAGGGACAACTGGTTAAACCCGATCTATTTATCCCCTATGCAGAAGAAATTGGTTTGATTTCAAATATTACTGATGAAGTGATAAATATAGTTTTTAAAGAAATGGAAGATTTTCTGAGAAAAAATCCAACACTACATATCTCGATAAATGTTGCATCTTCTGACATTCAATCAGGACACATTCTTAAATCATTAGAAAAAAAATTTACTTCGTCATCTATTGCGCCAAATCAATTATGGATTGAAATAACTGAACGCGCCCTTGTTGATATAGATAAAGCAAATAAGACCTTAAATGCAGCCAGAGCCAAGGGACATCTTATTCTTATAGATGACTTCGGCACAGGATATTCAGGTCTGTCTTATTTACAAAAATTAACAGTGGATATCTTAAAGATAGACAAGTCATTTATAAACAGCATTGGAACACGGTCTGCTACAAGTAACGTAACGAAGCATATTATAGAAATGGCCAAAGAGTTACATTTGAAATTAGTCGCCGAAGGAGTCGAAACCAACATTCAATTAGATTATCTAAGAGAACATGAAGTAGATTATATTCAAGGTTATATTTTCGCTAAGCCGCTTGCTCCGAAAGAGTTTATTGAATTTTATAACATGTGCAATAGAACAAGCTCACAGATGACGGACATATATTAG
- a CDS encoding DEAD/DEAH box helicase, with amino-acid sequence MSFNSLGLIEPLLQSINELGYKEPSPIQTQAIPKVLSGKDILASAQTGTGKTASFVLPILQKLSTQPQAKNNRTRVLILTPTRELASQVHESILQYGRHLSLRSAVVFGGVKVNPQMMKLRSGVELLVATPGRLLDLHQQNAIQFDQVDTLVLDEADRMLDMGFIHDMKRIISRLPKNRQNLMFSATFTDEIRQLVKTILNQPVEIDVTPRNTTVVKIKQTVHPVDKSQKAALLSHLIHKNKWGQTLVFSKTKHGANKLVKQLAEAQIHAAAIHGNKSQSQRTKALAEFKSGELHILVATDIAARGIDIDQLPCVVNFDLPQVAEDYVHRIGRTGRAGASGVAISLVCADEINQLQAIEKLIQHKLNRIEIEDFEPKHNVPQTNITAIPKKRFPSKKNTTATYSKSNKKSFTKDSRKSSFKS; translated from the coding sequence ATGAGTTTTAATTCCCTAGGTTTAATTGAGCCTTTACTGCAATCGATCAACGAATTAGGCTACAAAGAACCCTCTCCTATTCAAACTCAAGCTATTCCAAAAGTATTATCTGGTAAAGACATCCTTGCTTCAGCACAAACAGGAACCGGTAAAACTGCAAGCTTTGTATTACCCATTTTACAAAAACTAAGTACCCAACCTCAGGCTAAAAACAATAGAACACGTGTTCTTATTCTGACGCCAACACGTGAGTTAGCCAGCCAAGTACATGAAAGTATCCTACAATATGGACGTCATCTATCACTTCGCTCTGCAGTAGTCTTTGGTGGAGTAAAAGTTAATCCTCAAATGATGAAATTACGCTCTGGCGTTGAGCTTTTAGTTGCTACACCAGGACGTTTATTGGATTTGCACCAGCAAAACGCCATACAATTCGATCAAGTGGACACCTTGGTTTTAGATGAAGCCGATAGAATGTTGGATATGGGCTTCATCCATGACATGAAGCGAATCATCAGTCGGTTACCAAAAAATCGACAAAATCTTATGTTCTCAGCTACCTTTACGGATGAAATTCGCCAGCTAGTAAAAACTATTTTAAATCAACCTGTAGAAATTGATGTTACCCCTAGAAACACAACGGTAGTTAAAATTAAACAAACCGTTCATCCAGTTGATAAAAGTCAAAAGGCGGCTTTACTCAGCCATTTAATTCATAAAAATAAATGGGGACAAACTTTAGTCTTTTCAAAGACGAAGCATGGGGCCAATAAATTAGTTAAGCAATTGGCAGAAGCACAAATTCATGCTGCGGCCATCCATGGCAATAAGTCACAATCGCAGCGAACTAAAGCTTTGGCTGAGTTTAAATCAGGGGAATTACACATTTTAGTAGCTACAGATATTGCCGCACGAGGAATTGATATTGATCAATTACCCTGTGTAGTTAACTTTGATTTACCCCAAGTTGCGGAAGATTATGTCCATCGTATTGGTCGAACCGGCCGTGCCGGCGCCTCTGGAGTTGCCATTTCTTTAGTTTGTGCAGATGAAATAAATCAACTGCAAGCCATAGAAAAGCTCATTCAACACAAATTAAATCGTATCGAAATCGAAGATTTTGAACCCAAACACAATGTCCCCCAAACCAATATCACGGCAATACCTAAAAAACGTTTTCCTAGTAAAAAGAATACGACAGCGACATACAGTAAATCTAATAAAAAATCATTTACAAAAGATTCAAGAAAGTCCTCTTTTAAATCTTAA
- a CDS encoding TolB family protein, giving the protein MKVCLFLLALMHCVFVQAKPLIAFERSGAIYTANMDGSKARKITVGYVPEISPDGKYIAYNVVSKGDRYLAIIELVSGRVTQLNNILSKNNFNPVWSPDNKKLLFNTFIDNNWHLALINSDGSDYRLIKNTANEFSPAWAADGKSFFSHDLYSISWMDLEGKLIKKWNLESIIPHSGMSSASRIHASADGKVLIMDVDMDENIYRKNWDGPPTALWTFDIDSEKATRITSKGLFAWSPFWINSKEFIFLEQNAKEKKPMLYRGFLTKPLGTLLLNDVQTPSISRD; this is encoded by the coding sequence ATGAAAGTTTGTTTATTCTTACTTGCTTTAATGCATTGCGTCTTTGTCCAAGCGAAGCCCTTGATAGCCTTTGAACGCTCTGGAGCTATTTACACTGCCAACATGGATGGCAGTAAGGCTAGAAAAATCACGGTAGGTTATGTACCTGAAATTTCACCTGATGGAAAATATATTGCTTATAATGTGGTAAGCAAAGGCGATCGCTACCTGGCAATAATAGAACTTGTCTCCGGTCGAGTAACTCAATTGAATAATATACTCTCCAAAAACAATTTTAATCCAGTTTGGTCACCTGATAATAAGAAATTACTATTTAATACCTTTATAGACAATAATTGGCACCTGGCATTAATTAATTCTGATGGCAGTGATTATCGCCTCATAAAAAATACTGCAAATGAATTTAGTCCAGCTTGGGCGGCTGATGGTAAGTCTTTTTTTAGCCATGATCTTTATTCTATTTCATGGATGGATCTGGAAGGTAAGCTAATAAAAAAATGGAATCTGGAATCAATTATTCCGCACAGTGGTATGAGTAGTGCCTCTCGTATCCATGCATCTGCTGATGGAAAAGTGCTGATTATGGATGTTGATATGGATGAGAATATTTATAGAAAAAACTGGGATGGGCCTCCGACTGCTCTGTGGACTTTTGATATTGATTCAGAAAAGGCCACACGAATTACCTCAAAAGGTTTATTTGCATGGAGTCCGTTTTGGATCAACTCAAAAGAATTTATATTTCTGGAGCAAAATGCAAAAGAGAAAAAGCCAATGCTGTATCGTGGTTTCCTAACAAAACCTTTGGGGACTCTCTTATTAAATGACGTGCAAACTCCCAGTATTTCGCGAGATTAG
- a CDS encoding aminotransferase class I/II-fold pyridoxal phosphate-dependent enzyme, with product MMNIKKNVKSISLAHIEHWLITQIANILKQKPEHIDPIKPLYTYGLDSVHMQEMFAEIQKTFLIELDENFILNEENIKETAQIIKKYIESQNAYPVLTVPKAKAHGLENIENTKCKGDPTDFTLYEPYQEFKKSKERLVNIFFDKQEGAARDTCIINGKKIINFTSYNYLGLSTHPKVISQAVRVMRQYGTSVSASRLVSGEKVLHTELETEIASLIGTEDAIVFTTGHATNVNTIAHLYGSQDLIIYDELAHNSLILGAIYSGATRISFPHNDWHTLDKLLQQNRQYYQRALIIIEGIYSMDGDISNLPNFIKIKQKHQAWLMVDEAHSIGVLGEKGGGIREHFGVDANAVDIWMGTLSKAFASCGGYIAGKKELIEYLKYTCPGFVYSVGMPPPMAGAALAAIRLLKEEPERVAKLKQLSRFARETALNYGFNIGLNDHTPVLPIIIGDSIRCISLSHQCFLQQINIKPIIYPAVPENLARLRIFITAEHKESQIEKAFKVLFKSLKKVT from the coding sequence ATGATGAATATTAAAAAAAATGTTAAGTCAATCTCTTTAGCTCATATAGAACATTGGTTAATCACTCAAATTGCCAATATTTTGAAACAAAAACCTGAACACATTGATCCAATTAAACCGTTGTACACCTACGGCCTCGACTCGGTGCATATGCAAGAGATGTTTGCTGAAATTCAAAAAACATTTTTAATTGAACTGGATGAAAATTTTATTTTAAATGAAGAAAATATTAAAGAAACTGCTCAAATTATTAAAAAATACATTGAGTCTCAAAATGCTTATCCTGTGCTAACTGTACCAAAGGCGAAGGCTCATGGGCTAGAAAATATAGAAAACACTAAGTGCAAAGGAGATCCAACTGATTTTACCCTCTATGAGCCGTATCAAGAGTTTAAAAAATCCAAGGAACGCCTAGTCAATATCTTTTTTGATAAGCAAGAGGGAGCAGCAAGAGATACCTGTATTATCAATGGGAAAAAAATAATCAATTTCACTTCTTACAATTACTTAGGGTTAAGCACGCATCCGAAAGTAATCAGTCAGGCTGTACGTGTCATGCGTCAATATGGAACTTCTGTATCGGCAAGTCGCCTGGTTTCTGGAGAGAAAGTACTCCATACAGAGCTTGAAACTGAAATAGCTTCATTAATCGGAACTGAAGACGCAATTGTTTTTACTACCGGGCATGCGACAAATGTTAATACTATTGCACATTTATACGGTTCCCAAGATTTAATTATTTATGATGAACTTGCTCACAATAGTTTAATTTTAGGCGCCATTTATTCCGGAGCAACCCGTATTAGCTTTCCTCATAATGACTGGCACACCCTTGATAAGCTATTGCAACAGAATCGACAATATTATCAAAGAGCTCTCATAATAATTGAGGGAATTTACAGCATGGATGGAGATATATCTAATTTACCAAACTTTATTAAAATTAAACAAAAGCATCAAGCCTGGCTTATGGTTGATGAGGCGCATTCGATTGGTGTTCTGGGAGAAAAAGGAGGCGGGATTCGTGAGCATTTTGGCGTTGATGCCAATGCAGTTGATATATGGATGGGTACATTGAGTAAAGCCTTTGCCAGTTGTGGAGGATATATTGCCGGAAAGAAAGAACTAATTGAGTACTTAAAATACACTTGTCCAGGTTTTGTTTATTCGGTTGGAATGCCCCCACCCATGGCCGGAGCTGCTTTAGCGGCCATTCGCTTACTAAAAGAAGAACCAGAGCGGGTAGCAAAGCTCAAACAATTAAGCCGTTTCGCGAGAGAGACTGCTTTAAATTATGGCTTCAATATTGGTTTAAATGATCATACTCCTGTTTTACCAATTATTATCGGCGACTCCATACGATGTATATCTCTTTCGCATCAGTGTTTTTTACAGCAAATTAATATAAAACCAATAATTTATCCTGCTGTGCCGGAGAATTTAGCGCGCTTGCGAATTTTTATCACGGCAGAACACAAAGAGAGTCAGATAGAAAAAGCATTTAAGGTGTTATTTAAAAGCCTCAAAAAAGTTACCTGA
- a CDS encoding tyrosine-type recombinase/integrase — MFHGSRMFLFESGFRRHYTDREIRKILMRYTRLAGIERSISPHKLRHFLFTWLKKQNIDDAVIQPYSGHAQGVSLEIYSKLSPADAQDKYNDAIGSFPIFVSGRKFRSARV; from the coding sequence ATTTTCCATGGCAGCAGGATGTTTTTATTTGAATCAGGTTTTCGACGTCATTATACCGATCGTGAAATTAGAAAAATTCTTATGAGATATACTAGACTTGCAGGTATTGAGCGATCTATATCGCCTCACAAACTAAGACATTTTTTATTTACTTGGCTTAAGAAACAAAACATTGATGACGCCGTTATTCAACCCTACTCAGGACACGCTCAAGGGGTCTCTCTTGAAATATATTCAAAATTAAGCCCGGCTGATGCGCAAGATAAGTATAATGATGCTATTGGGAGTTTTCCGATTTTTGTGTCAGGGCGCAAGTTCCGGAGTGCTAGGGTATAA